From the Nymphalis io chromosome 1, ilAglIoxx1.1, whole genome shotgun sequence genome, one window contains:
- the LOC126781595 gene encoding fibroin heavy chain-like — protein MNAKIIVVLSTLALSNAAPASYGDELPGLIWRVGRAPNVAFGFGSGFSSNIGGISHSSSIGSSFQSGDASAYGAGIGSSDGNTFARGIGYANASPYSQFRLQQPHYAGYNNAFATPYGSAVSSAQNFGSAVSSSQTQNGFGSAVSSVQNNGLGPYQSAISSAQNLRGLGSAVSSASSNGFGTAVSSAENIGGYGSAISLTQNHDQNNFDSAISAAQNIGGYRSSTAQTIQQQGGSLRHSGATSINGPGIQTAQSHAINNGYY, from the exons atgAACGCCAAGATTATTGTAGTATTATCTACGCTCGCGCTTAGCAACGCGGCTCCTGCATCTTATG gtGATGAATTACCTGGGCTTATTTGGCGTGTAGGCCGAGCTCCAAATGTAGCTTTTGGATTTGGCAGTGGATTCAGCAGTAACATTGGTGGCATCAGCCATTCTTCAAGCATCGGCTCATCTTTCCAAAGCGGTGATGCCAGCGCTTACGGTGCTGGTATTGGATCCTCAGATGGCAATACCTTTGCTAGAGGCATTGGTTATGCAAATGCCTCACCGTACTCGCAGTTTAGACTACAACAGCCTCACTATGCTGGTTATAATAACGCATTTGCAACACCCTACGGCTCCGCTGTATCCTCAGCACAAAACTTTGGCTCCGCTGTGTCATCTTCTCAAACCCAAAACGGTTTTGGCTCGGCGGTCTCCTCAGTTCAGAACAACGGCTTAGGTCCCTACCAATCAGCTATTTCCTCTGCGCAAAACTTGCGAGGCCTTGGATCTGCTGTATCCAGTGCTAGCTCAAATGGTTTTGGCACAGCTGTTTCTTCCGCTGAAAATATTGGTGGATATGGATCAGCTATTTCGTTGACCCAGAATCATGACCAAAATAACTTTGATTCCGCAATTTCTGCAGCCCAGAATATTGGGGGTTATAGATCGAGCACGGCGCAAACTATTCAGCAGCAAGGTGGTTCTCTACGGCACAGTGGAGCGACCAGCATCAATGGACCTGGAATTCAGACGGCACAATCTCACGCAATTAACAACGGCTACTATTAA